In the genome of Canis lupus familiaris isolate Mischka breed German Shepherd chromosome 17, alternate assembly UU_Cfam_GSD_1.0, whole genome shotgun sequence, the window agcaactatgACAAAATCCTaacaactgttttgttttgctttacagattttatttatctactcatgagagacagagaaagagagaggcagagacataggcagagggagaaccagacttctctagaggagcctgatgtaggactcgatcccagaaccctaggatcatgccctgagccaaaggcagacacttaaccattgagccacccaggtatctcaaTGCTAACAACTGTTAAATCCAGATGCCAGATATAAAAAGGAGTTCATTATGTAGtctttatttatgtgtataatttttccataataaaaatatatgttagagatttttcataataaaaaaatttttaatccagCTTTAAACTACTTTTGGTTCCTTTAAAAACCACATCCAAAGGGCACtgggatggctcagatggttaagtgtctgctttcagctcaagtcataatctctgggttctgggatggagcactacatcaggctcccagctcagtagggagtctgtctttctccctccccgccgccccccgcgctcatgctctctctctctttttctgtctcaaataaatgagtaaaatctgtaaaaaataattttaaaaaataatacaaacctATATATTAAACACtagtaaattttaagaaaaaactaaaatacctcttcttcatctttttttttttttaagattttatttatttattcatgagagacacacagagagagagagagaggcagagacacaggcagagggagaagcagggtccatgcaggaagcccaacatgggacttgatcctaggtctccaggatcaggccctggactgaaggcagcgctaaaccgctgagccacccgggctgcccttgatcACTGTTAAATAagagtttatatattatttatcaatGATTCGATACCAACTTTCTACAAATATCTTAAAATGAAGATATAGAAGTCCACAGTTATCAAATGAGTGTGATATTGGTAAAATTCTAGACAAGAGGTCAGCATTATAGTAGTTAGAGTATGGAGAACCCAGAGAATTAGATCCCAGTATATAAATTTATAGATGACAAATGTGGTGGTAGATCAAGTTCAGTGGGAttaaagatgaatttattttattttatttttttaaagatttatttattcatgagagacacagagagagagagaggcagagacataggcagagggagaagcaggctcctcgcagggagcccgatgtgggactcgatcctggaatctGGAATCACAAaccgtatcaggctccttgtgcggggagcctgcttctccctctgactatgtctctgcctctcattctctgtctctcatgaataaataaaatcttaaaaaaataaaaagaaagaaagtaagctctatgcccaatgtagggcttgaactcaagatcctgagatcaacgGCTGCGTATTCCAtatactgagccagccaggtgtcccaaagatgGACTTTTAATAATGCTGCCAGCACAACTGGTTAtctctcagaaaataaaagtggGCCATACACCAAAAtttaatgaaagattaaaaacttCAATgtaaaaactaatataataaaatagtaagagAATCTAGACTATTACATGTACATTAATTTCTATAATATACAAAAAACCTCTTATAAACTGATagctcaataggaaaaaaatgagcaataGGCAATTAATCCTTAATTAGCCAAACACCATGAAGACATACTCAAATTCACTAATagtaaaggaaatacaaaggaataaaagtgagggatccctgggtggcgcagcggtttggcgcctgcctttggcccagggcgcgatcctggagatccgggatcgaatcccacatcgggctcctggtgcatggagcctgcttctccctctgcctgtgtctctgcctctctctctctctctctctgtgactatcataaataaataaaaattaaaaaaaaaaaattaaaaaaaaaggaataaaagtgaaaagcACTTCACACTTATCAGACTGATGAGGATTTGAGGGAAAGGACAGTCCCATAGGTTGAGGATGGGTATGTGAGGATACATTAAGTACAAAATCTCTGAGAGGCAATCTGGTAGCTCTGTTAAAAGTAGAAACATATATATACTCTTCAAATTAGCACTTCCACTTCTGGGAACCAAcccaacagaaataaaagtagGAGTACAAATAGATACACAGAAGAGTACTACTACAGCACGACTTGGAGTGACTGAAGACACAAAAGTGAAGAAGCCAAAGGCAATGTGAATATCCACCAACACGGGACCAGCTACATCAACAGTGCACTCTCAGCACCAAGAATGTACCCTAGGACCCTGTTTTGTACAACAATGACAACCTCTCCCACATCTATAGACCTATGTATATAAAGAAGTGTGTAAGATTATATGAGTATGACCTAAAATAGTGGAGGGAGCCACATTAAGCCGTGGGTTAAAGCGGATtatggtggggggcagggccaagttcaatgggaaagaaaaaatgtttatgataaaaacagATAAGATATAATCCCATTTGTGTAATACTGTATGTTTGCAGAtgcattaaactttttaaaatcaacctAACCTTTCTCTCTGCATAAGGAAAAGTTTCCCACAGTGAAATACCACataaggaaaattcttttttttctaaatataaattgcCAGGATGAGTACACTCATTCATATTTTATACCACGCATGTGATATAATCACAGTGTATGCTGGCATGTGTGCCCATCTGGTTGGCAGCCAACCAACCCAGAGAGGTATAACAACTTGCCTGTAATGTACCATGCCCAGTTCAGTGAAGTTCAGCTAGAACACCATCTTCCTCATCAATGAATTTTTCTTACCAGTACCCACTGGCTGCAGGAACTTTTACGTACAGTGGTAGCTCCTCAAAGAAGTTACCTGATAAGTGATGTGCACATAGGGCAGATCCTGAGAGGGCGGATACACAGGAGAGGACTTCTCACGATGTAGAGCATCTGTGAGTTCAGAAAGACATCGCTGTACTTCAGTCAGGGTCCTagataaaatttccatttccttagaCAGCTGGtaaatttccttttcccttggTAAGTTCTTTCTTGGAAGCAAATTAGGAGGTTCTGGACTTAGGGTGTGGTTGGGTGTGCTCCTGGATCTGGGCAGTGATACTGAGCCGTTAACAGGCTCAGCATCTAGAGTTTTAAGAGTGATGAAGCCATCACAGACACTGGTTGGAGgacttttgatttctttaataagGGTTCTTTCAGGCTTTCCACTTTGCCTGCTGCCTTTAGCTGTTAAGAGCCCTCTGTTTTGGTAACAAAAATCTGGGGAAAGACTTTCAATTAgtttttttctgtctgttttaTTTAACAGAGTGCTGAAAGTAGAGTATCCACTCCGGTTTTCACTCGATGTGACTGGAAGTTCTTCTTCCAATGTTACTTCTCTAACAATCAAATGAATGGTATACTGATCAGtctttgaagaaggaagaaatgctGAATCAGTGGATTTTTGTCTTCCtaccaaaattaataataacttATCTGTCAGGAAACATAAACCTTTtggcttttcatttctctctaatTGAATTTGCTGGATGTTTGGTGTGAACGATGGAATGacagaatagataaaaattatattgtaagTATTGGAAGCCACCGCCACCACCTGTGCTTTAAGATTAAAAGCTATTAGATCAGGAGCCAGAATGCCGGGAATGGTGACTTTTTTGGTCTGGGTGACCTCTTTCTCAAAGGTCACAAGGACCAAATGTGAAGAATCCAGGCCAGTTCCTGTCAAGAAGTCCTTTTTTCTTAGGCAAATAAGAGAACTACTCTCAGACGTAGCTGTATTGAAATGTATATGAGTTAGATCCAGAGGatctgaagaggaagaaacaggagaCACTGATGTTTCAAAATTTGTTTCAGAAGCAACTGCTCCCTCATCCCCAATGGGTACTTCCTCAGTAATTGGTGAAGTACACAAATGAGTGTCTTCACCACCAGGTGGAATGGCAAAGGTTTCGGATGCATTTAAGCCACAAATCTTATCTAGTGGAAGCTCAGTGGCTATAGCAACCTGTGAGTTCACAGTGGCACTAAGGGAGCGCACATGGCTGTCCACATCAAACACCGGATGGAA includes:
- the WDCP gene encoding WD repeat and coiled-coil-containing protein isoform X4, coding for MELGEGRLLRTGMNALYQAVHPVHGLVWTDGNQVVLTDLQLHSGEARFGDSKVIGQFEHVYGVSWAPPGVADMAALLAVQHKNHVIVWQLCPSTTETIKWVMSWICEIRQSLPVLPQGCVWHPKSAVLAVLTAQDVSVFPSVHCDCSRVKVDIDTQGLIHCACWTQDGRRLVVASGSSLHSYIWDSAQKTLHRCSFHPVFDVDSHVRSLSATVNSQVAIATELPLDKICGLNASETFAIPPGGEDTHLCTSPITEEVPIGDEGAVASETNFETSVSPVSSSSDPLDLTHIHFNTATSESSSLICLRKKDFLTGTGLDSSHLVLVTFEKEVTQTKKVTIPGILAPDLIAFNLKAQVVAVASNTYNIIFIYSVIPSFTPNIQQIQLERNEKPKGLCFLTDKLLLILVGRQKSTDSAFLPSSKTDQYTIHLIVREVTLEEELPVTSSENRSGYSTFSTLLNKTDRKKLIESLSPDFCYQNRGLLTAKGSRQSGKPERTLIKEIKSPPTSVCDGFITLKTLDAEPVNGSVSLPRSRSTPNHTLSPEPPNLLPRKNLPREKEIYQLSKEMEILSRTLTEVQRCLSELTDALHREKSSPVYPPSQDLPYVHITYQKSYNVGPGVEKRAILLCNGKLRLSTVQQTFGLSLIEMLHDSHWILLCADSEGFIPLTFTATQEITIRDGSTNVFTDSVSES
- the WDCP gene encoding WD repeat and coiled-coil-containing protein isoform X2; translation: MKEGLMITSNKLKMSQECFGLQPVSKRMELGEGRLLRTGMNALYQAVHPVHGLVWTDGNQVVLTDLQLHSGEARFGDSKVIGQFEHVYGVSWAPPGVADMAALLAVQHKNHVIVWQLCPSTTETIKWVMSWICEIRQSLPVLPQGCVWHPKSAVLAVLTAQDVSVFPSVHCDCSRVKVDIDTQGLIHCACWTQDGRRLVVASGSSLHSYIWDSAQKTLHRCSFHPVFDVDSHVRSLSATVNSQVAIATELPLDKICGLNASETFAIPPGGEDTHLCTSPITEEVPIGDEGAVASETNFETSVSPVSSSSDPLDLTHIHFNTATSESSSLICLRKKDFLTGTGLDSSHLVLVTFEKEVTQTKKVTIPGILAPDLIAFNLKAQVVAVASNTYNIIFIYSVIPSFTPNIQQIQLERNEKPKGLCFLTDKLLLILVGRQKSTDSAFLPSSKTDQYTIHLIVREVTLEEELPVTSSENRSGYSTFSTLLNKTDRKKLIESLSPDFCYQNRGLLTAKGSRQSGKPERTLIKEIKSPPTSVCDGFITLKTLDAEPVNGSVSLPRSRSTPNHTLSPEPPNLLPRKNLPREKEIYQLSKEMEILSRTLTEVQRCLSELTDALHREKSSPVYPPSQDLPYVHITYQKSYNVGPGVEKRAILLCNGKLRLSTVQQTFGLSLIEMLHDSHWILLCADSEGFIPLTFTATQEITIRDGSTNVFTDSVSES
- the WDCP gene encoding WD repeat and coiled-coil-containing protein isoform X1, whose amino-acid sequence is MFFFHPHPQGSQMVRSDLRISASLKEHWLFCSRKMMANCTMRVSIRNSPWTASRRGPESPRQPVSKRMELGEGRLLRTGMNALYQAVHPVHGLVWTDGNQVVLTDLQLHSGEARFGDSKVIGQFEHVYGVSWAPPGVADMAALLAVQHKNHVIVWQLCPSTTETIKWVMSWICEIRQSLPVLPQGCVWHPKSAVLAVLTAQDVSVFPSVHCDCSRVKVDIDTQGLIHCACWTQDGRRLVVASGSSLHSYIWDSAQKTLHRCSFHPVFDVDSHVRSLSATVNSQVAIATELPLDKICGLNASETFAIPPGGEDTHLCTSPITEEVPIGDEGAVASETNFETSVSPVSSSSDPLDLTHIHFNTATSESSSLICLRKKDFLTGTGLDSSHLVLVTFEKEVTQTKKVTIPGILAPDLIAFNLKAQVVAVASNTYNIIFIYSVIPSFTPNIQQIQLERNEKPKGLCFLTDKLLLILVGRQKSTDSAFLPSSKTDQYTIHLIVREVTLEEELPVTSSENRSGYSTFSTLLNKTDRKKLIESLSPDFCYQNRGLLTAKGSRQSGKPERTLIKEIKSPPTSVCDGFITLKTLDAEPVNGSVSLPRSRSTPNHTLSPEPPNLLPRKNLPREKEIYQLSKEMEILSRTLTEVQRCLSELTDALHREKSSPVYPPSQDLPYVHITYQKSYNVGPGVEKRAILLCNGKLRLSTVQQTFGLSLIEMLHDSHWILLCADSEGFIPLTFTATQEITIRDGSTNVFTDSVSES
- the WDCP gene encoding WD repeat and coiled-coil-containing protein isoform X3 yields the protein MFFFHPHPQGSQMVRSDLRISASLKEHWLFCSRKMMANCTMRVSIRNSPWTASRRGPESPRQPVSKRMELGEGRLLRTGMNALYQAVHPVHGLVWTDGNQVVLTDLQLHSGEARFGDSKVIGQFEHVYGVSWAPPGVADMAALLAVQHKNHVIVWQLCPSTTETIKWVMSWICEIRQSLPVLPQGCVWHPKSAVLAVLTAQDVSVFPSVHCDCSRVKVDIDTQGLIHCACWTQDGRRLVVASGSSLHSYIWDSAQKTLHRCSFHPVFDVDSHVRSLSATVNSQVAIATELPLDKICGLNASETFAIPPGGEDTHLCTSPITEEVPIGDEGAVASETNFETSVSPVSSSSDPLDLTHIHFNTATSESSSLICLRKKDFLTGTGLDSSHLVLVTFEKEVTQTKKVTIPGILAPDLIAFNLKAQVVAVASNTYNIIFIYSVIPSFTPNIQQIQLERNEKPKGLCFLTDKLLLILVGRQKSTDSAFLPSSKTDQYTIHLIVREVTLEEELPVTSSENRSGYSTFSTLLNKTDRKKLIESLSPDFCYQNRGLLTAKGSRQSGKPERTLIKEIKSPPTSVCDGFITLKTLDAEPVNGSVSLPRSRSTPNHTLSPEPPNLLPRKNLPREKEIYQLSKEMEILSRTLTEVQRCLSELTDALHREKSSPVYPPSQDLPYVHITYQTHTGSFSVLIAKASSH